One segment of Anopheles stephensi strain Indian chromosome 3, UCI_ANSTEP_V1.0, whole genome shotgun sequence DNA contains the following:
- the LOC118511059 gene encoding RNA-binding protein 42 — protein sequence MGTKRKNMEDEMSRFEAEISSATVSYSAMPAPAPPAVPGNPFIPSQVRTVIGSQTYSQVQQKLAQVPPRLPPPPMPPFMPTYSAQPQPLLPQKSYSTEPTPVIVSSAPKLYTARPTVGIATKSETSSGPSTSAASAVQSYDIANIQYEVTTKIKKPKTEKSGPNPIAEEAIKAARASSALQSFGNSERRGKKDKKQTVRVAGGQTWEDMSLSDWPEDDFRIFCGDLGNDVNDELLTRTFNKYPSFQRAKVIRDKRTSKSKGYGFVSFKDPQDFIRAMKEMDGRYVGSRPIKLRKSTWKNRSIDVVRKKEKEKQALLSLFNQS from the exons ATGGGTACCAAAAGGAAGAATATGGAGGACGAAATGTCTCG GTTCGAGGCAGAGATCTCAAGCGCAACAGTGTCTTATAGTGCGATGCCAGCCCCGGCCCCTCCAGCGGTGCCGGGCAATCCTTTCATACCCTCGCAGGTACGAACGGTCATCGGTTCTCAAACGTACAGCCAGGTACAGCAGAAACTGGCCCAGGTTCCACCCAGGCTACCACCACCGCCCATGCCTCCCTTTATGCCAACGTACAGTGCACAACCGCAACCTCTATTGCCTCAGAAGTCGTACTCTACCGAACCCACGCCGGTTATCGTCAGCAGTGCACCGAAGCTGTACACCGCCCGGCCTACCGTAGGCATTGCGACAAAGTCAGAGACATCTTCGGGTCCATCGACCAGTGCCGCATCGGCTGTACAATCG TACGATATAGCAAACATTCAGTACGAAGTGACTACCAAGATCAAGAaaccgaaaacggaaaagtCTGGACCGAACCCAATAGCGGAGGAAGCGATAAAAGCGGCCCGGGCTTCCTCAGCGTTGCAATCCTTTGGCAACAGCGAACGACGGGgcaaaaaagacaaaaaa CAAACGGTACGCGTAGCCGGCGGACAGACCTGGGAAGACATGTCGCTGTCGGACTGGCCGGAGGACGATTTCCGCATATTCTGCGGCGATCTCGGGAACGATGTGAATGACGAATTGCTGACGCGCACCTTCAACAAATATCCCTCCTTTCAACGTGCCAAGGTGATACGCGATAAGCGTACGAGCAAGAGCAAGGGATACGGGTTCGTGAGCTTCAAGGACCCGCAGGACTTTATACGCGCCATGAAGGAAATGGACG GACGTTACGTGGGCAGTCGACCAATCAAGCTACGCAAAAGCACGTGGAAAAATCGGAGCATCGATGTGGTacggaagaaggaaaaggaaaagcaagcGCTACTCAGCCTCTTCAATCAGAGCTAG
- the LOC118511061 gene encoding ras-interacting protein RIP3-like: MLKMEKNRHLTRIWFGLMVLAIISVPQRVISMPCTSGTNGQTVNAIRSDRASGPGSKSVGVPAAVPTVASSTPSAAIKKDLFMSRGWGASGMPFSMFYLNHYTKAQKAYAQSQLLQQQQQQQQQQQQQQQQLQEQQRLQPQQQQQQPEQSLRIQGERHSAVGSQEDTASKDTGYPALASKPLPYGTRYDNEPIAVHAQQLRTDTDYADSASSVRTSKVNTSRRQYTVPQLFVSYGWGPMG; this comes from the exons ATGCTTAAAATGGAAAAG AATCGCCATTTAACGCGGATTTGGTTTGGGCTGATGGTGTTGGCGATAATCAGCGTGCCGCAAAGAGTCATCTCAATGCCATGCACTAGCGGCACAAACGGCCAGACAGTGAATGCCATACGATCGGACCGAGCTTCAGGCCCGGGATCAAAGTCTGTGGGTGTTCCCGCCGCGGTACCAACGGTAGCCTCGTCGACGCCGTCGGCTGCTATCAAAAAGGATCTTTTCATGTCCCGTGGCTGGGGAGCATCGGGCATGCCGTTCTCGATGTTCTATCTGAATCATTACACGAAGGCACAGAAAGCCTACGCACAAAGTCAGctacttcagcagcagcagcagcagcagcagcagcaacaacaacaacaacaacaactgcaggagcagcaacGATTAcagccacaacaacaacaacaacagccagaACAATCATTAAGGATACAAGGGGAGCGGCATTCGGCAGTTGGATCTCAGGAAGACACAGCAAGCAAGGATACCGGCTATCCGGCATTGGCTTCGAAACCGCTTCCCTATGGCACCCGGTACGACAATGAACCGATCGCTGTTCACGCCCAACAGCTACGCACTGACACCGACTATGCGGACAGTGCGTCATCGGTGCGCACCTCGAAGGTGAATACATCGCGCCGCCAGTACACGGTCCCGCAGCTGTTTGTATCCTACGGCTGGGGACCGATGGGATAA
- the LOC118511060 gene encoding radial spoke head 1 homolog, whose translation MSEQDCGVFEGPTGSQELVPEKPLSSENSDENIIAQTENEVDTCEKKLKRYEGSRNRKNEPYGNGKAKFTNGDHYEGSFRKGVFAGQGTLRQRSGHRYSGAFRKGLREGRGVQTYPDCSTYDGDWMRGVRHGYGVYSYANKDVYEGNWCLDKKHGLGVYAFAQNGLRLRGSWNEGQLAGPVEILFGSVRYHGIWNGTELSDAHESVFNIASRYLLRGIIKCGSFDEYAWTPSEIDRYNFARLPLEPLPVPIPMMECQECDSSDESILEDTV comes from the exons ATGTCTGAGCAAGATTGTGGAGTTTTTGAAGGACCCACAGGTTCTCAGGAACTTGTCCCAGAAAAGCCATTATCATCAGAAAACAGTGATGAAAACATAATTGCACAAACCGAAAATGAAGTGGATAcatgcgaaaaaaaattaaag CGTTATGAAGGATCAAGAAATAGGAAGAACGAACCGTATGGCAATGGTAAAGCTAAATTTACGAACGGTGATCATTATGAAGGATCGTTCAGGAAGGGTGTATTCGCCGGGCAAGGTACTTTGAGGCAACGATCGGGCCATCGCTATTCAGGCGCATTCCGCAAAGGTCTTCGCGAGGGACGTGGTGTTCAGACGTATCCCGACTGTTCCACCTACGATGGCGATTGGATGAGAGGAGTCCGGCATGGGTACGGTGTATATTCGTACGCAAACAAGGATGTTTATGAAGGAAACTGGTGTTTGGATAAAAAGCATGGCCTTGGAGTGTATGCATTTGCTCAAAATGGGCTTCGTTTGCGTGGATCGTGGAACGAGGGACAATTGGCTGGACCGGTGGAGATACTGTTTGGAAGCGTTCGGTATCATGGAATATGGAACGGTACCGAGCTGTCCGATGCTCACGAGAGTGTGTTTAATATCGCATCGAGATACTTGCTACGGGGAATAATCAAATGTGGTTCATTTGACGAGTACGCGTGGACACCAAGTGAAATCGATCGATACAACTTCGCTCGCCTTCCATTGGAACCGCTTCCGGTTCCAATTCCCATGATGGAGTGCCAGGAATGCGACAGTTCGGATGAATCAATTCTGGAGGATACTGTGTAA
- the LOC118511057 gene encoding ribonucleoside-diphosphate reductase large subunit, which translates to MVLKPNKMYVFKRDGRKEEVHLDKITSRIQKLCYGLNMDFVDPVAITLRVINGLYSGVTTQELDNLAAETAATLTTDHADYAILAARLAVSNLHKETKKQFSEVMHDLYMMENEFLKTKSPMISDFHYKVIMDNADRLNSAIIYDRDFGYNYFGFKTLERSYLLKIKGKIVERPQHMLMRVAIGIHGEDIDAAIETYNLLSERYFTHASPTMFAAATQRPQLSSCFLLTMSDDSIEGIYDTLKQCALISKSAGGIGLNVHCIRAKGTYISGTNGISNGLVPMLRVYNNTARYVDQGGNKRPGAFAIYLEPWHGDIFEFLDLKKNTGKEEVRARDMFYALWIPDLFMQRVEANEMWSLMCPHDCPGLADTWGEEFEKLYTGYEQEGRFIRQVKAQDLWFAIIESQVETGVPYMLYKDACNRKSNQQNIGTIKCSNLCTEIVEYSSKDEIAVCNLASIALNMFVKPDKTYDFAKLKDVAKIVTRNLNKIIDINYYPVPEAKRSNMRHRPIGIGVQGMADAFILMRYPYESEEAQKLNQQIFETIYYGALEASCELAARDGPYETYEGSPVSKGILQYEMWKKEPSDLWNWAELKEKIAKHGIRNSLLLAPMPTASTAQILGNNESFEPYTSNVYNRRVLSGEFQVVNHHLLQDLTAMGLWDLDMKNQILSNNGSIQSIESIPKEIRDLYKTVWEISVKTCIKMAADRGAFIDQSQSFNIHVAEPNYGKLTSIHFYGWKMGLKTGMYYLRTKPAVNAIQFTVDKTKLQNANETNVSRMSNGVGGTPPRNGQTRYSMLNGSTSTPTRNEHSLLEQQLQQQQSQQQQQQQQEQSQMNGSFAERNRRMAEMVCSLENKDECMMCGS; encoded by the exons ATGGTTCTGAAACCGAACAAGATGTATGTCTTCAAGCGAG ATGGCCGTAAGGAGGAAGTGCATCTGGATAAAATCACTTCGAGAATTCAGAAGCTTTGCTATGGGCTGAACATGGATTTCGTTGATCCG GTTGCCATAACACTGAGGGTCATCAACGGGCTCTACTCAGGTGTAACGACACAGGAACTCGACAATTTGGCTGCCGAAACAGCTGCAACCCTGACGACTGATCATGCCGATTATGCGATCCTGGCGGCTCGGCTAGCCGTTTCCAACCTGCATAAAGAAACAAAGAAGCAATTCTCTG AGGTTATGCACGATCTGTACATGATGGAGAACGAGTTCCTGAAAACGAAATCGCCCATGATTTCGGACTTTCACTACAAGGTGATTATGGATAATGCGGACCGGCTGAACTCGGCCATCATTTACGATCGTGATTTCGGGTACAACTATTTCGGCTTCAAAACACTGGAACGTTCCTATTTGCTGAAGATCAAGGGTAAGATTGTGGAGCGACCGCAACACATGCTGATGCGCGTTGCCATCGGTATTCACGGTGAAGACATTGATGCTGCCATCGAGACGTACAATCTGCTTTCCGAGCGCTACTTTACCCATGCCTCACCGACCATGTTTGCGGCCGCTACGCAGCGTCCGCAGCTTTCGTCTTGCTTTCTGCTTACCATGTCGGACGACAGTATTGAGGGTATTTACGATACGCTGAAGCAGTGTGCACTGATTTCCAAATCGGCTGGCGGTATCGGGCTGAACGTGCACTGCATTCGCGCCAAAGGAACGTACATCTCCGGCACGAATGGGATTTCGAACGGGTTGGTGCCGATGCTGCGCGTTTACAACAACACGGCCCGGTACGTGGATCAGGGTGGCAACAAGCGGCCCGGCGCCTTTGCCATCTACCTCGAACCGTGGCACGGGGATATATTCGAGTTTCTGGATCTGAAGAAAAACACCGGCAAGGAGGAGGTGCGTGCCCGCGACATGTTCTACGCCCTGTGGATCCCGGATCTGTTCATGCAGCGTGTGGAGGCGAACGAAATGTGGAGCCTGATGTGCCCACACGACTGCCCCGGATTGGCTGACACTTGGGGCGAAGAGTTCGAGAAGCTGTACACTGGGTACGAGCAGGAGGGTCGATTTATACGCCAGGTGAAGGCACAGGACCTGTGGTTTGCCATCATCGAATCGCAGGTGGAAACAGGCGTTCCCTACATGTTGTACAAGGATGCGTGCAACCGCAAGAGCAATCAGCAGAACATCGGCACCATAAAGTGTTCCAATCTGTGTACCGAGATAGTGGAGTACTCGTCGAAGGATGAAATAGCGGTGTGCAATTTGGCCTCGATCGCGCTGAACATGTTTGTGAAACCGGACAAAACGTACGACTTTGCCAAGCTGAAGGATGTCGCGAAGATTGTGACGCGCAATCTGAACAAAATTATCGATATAAACTACTATCCAGTACCGGAGGCGAAGCGCTCCAACATGCGCCACAGGCCGATCGGTATCGGTGTTCAGGGCATGGCCGATGCGTTCATTTTGATGCGCTATCCGTACGAAAGCGAGGAGGCTCAAAAGCTGAACCAACAAATTTTTGAAACAATCTACTACGGAGCATTGGAAGCGAGCTGTGAGTTGGCTGCCCGCGACGGACCGTACGAAACGTACGAAGGAAGTCCGGTAAGCAAAGGCATCCTGCAGTACGAAATGTGGAAGAAGGAACCGTCGGATCTTTGGAATTGGGCCGAgttgaaggaaaaaattgcAAAGCACGGCATCCGCAATTCGCTGCTGTTGGCACCGATGCCTACCGCTTCGACGGCACAAATCTTGGGTAACAACGAGTCCTTCGAACCGTACACGTCCAACGTTTACAATCGGCGTGTACTTTCCGGCGAGTTTCAGGTGGTGAACCACCATCTGCTGCAAGATCTGACAGCGATGGGTCTGTGGGATCTAGACATGAAGAACCAAATTCTGTCCAACAACGGATCGATTCAAAGCATCGAATCGATACCGAAGGAAATACGCGATCTGTACAAAACGGTGTGGGAGATTTCGGTTAAAACGTGCATTAAGATGGCTGCAGACCGGGGTGCGTTTATCGATCAGTCGCAATCGTTCAACATACACGTGGCCGAACCGAACTATGGCAAGCTGACATCGATCCACTTTTACGGCTGGAAAATGGGACTGAAAACGGGCATGTACTATCTACGAACAAAACCGGCCGTAAATGCGATCCAGTTTACGGTGGACAAAACGAAGCTGCAAAACGCCAACGAGACCAACGTCAGTCGCATGTCGAACGGGGTTGGAGGTACGCCGCCACGGAATGGGCAGACGCGATATTCTATGCTGAACGGAAGTACCAGCACACCTACGCGTAATGAGCACAGTTTGCTTGAGCAgcagctacagcagcagcagtcccagcagcagcagcagcagcagcaggaacaatCACAAATGAACGGCTCATTTGCGGAAAGAAATCGACGTATGGCTGAGATGGTATGCTCGCTGGAAAACAAAGATGAGTGCATGATGTGCGGATCGTAG